One Myxococcales bacterium genomic window, GTTCATCGCGACATCAAACCTGGGAACCTCTTCGTGGCGAACGTGGAAGGCAGGCGCACGCTGAAGGTCCTCGACTTCGGCCTCGCTCGCGCCTTCGGGGACTTGGAGTCCGGGCCCCTCACGGCTCCCGCAACGGCCCTCGGGACACCGCGATACATGGCGCCGGAGCAATGGCTCGGCTCGGACGTCGACGGGCGGGCGGACCTCTACGCGCTCGGCGTCGTCCTGCACCAGATGCTGACCGGACAGGTCCCGCTCGAGGACGTTCCGCTCCACGATCGGGTCGGTCGATTGCTGCTCGGCGTGCCGTCGCCACGAGACCTCCGACGCGATCTCTCCGAAGGCATCGCGCGCGTCCTGCTCCGCTGCTTGAGGCCCATCCCCGACGAGCGCTACCGGACCGCCCAAGAGTTCGAGGACGCACTCCTCGCTCGCGGCAGCCCGCCGTCGGCGAGGACGTTCAGCACCACGCGAGGGCGCGGCCCAGCAGTCGCTGGCCGAATCGCGGGCGGTCTCGTTACCGGAGCCGCGCCGGCCGACGACGAGGGTCCGCTCACGGCCAGGGAACCCGGTCGACGCGAGGCGCGGCCTGCGTTCTCCGAGCGGCCCGACTTCGACGTCAACGTCTACACGGGCGCTCGGATTCACCCGGGCCAAGATGTCGACGAGCCCTTCGCGGCGCCTTCCGCGGACGTCGACCTGGGAGACCGAGCGCCTTCGTCGGCGACCGACGTCGGGCTCGTGCGCGAGCGAGCGGCGACGCCTCGCCCCGCCCCACGTGCGGCGATCGAGCCCGCCGCGCCCGGGCGCGAGGTCGTGCTCACGAAGGTCCGGCCTGGCCTCAAGGCTCTTCCGGAGGCCACCGCTCCGGCGCCGCCGCCGCGCGCCTTCGTCTTCGTCTTCGTGGCCGTCGCGGCGGCGCTGCTCGCGGGCGTCGCATTGGCGATGCTCCTGTTCCGGTGAGGGGCAAGGGCGAGAGCGACGCGTCGAGTCTGCGCGAACTCCGTGTCCCTACGGGACGGCAGCAGCGCCGCCGACGAGGGCGAGCAACCGCTGCGCGACATATTTGCCCTCGAAGGGCTTTTCGACGCACTCGAGGCCGCTCGCGGCGACGTCGACGTTGCCCGTGTAGCCGGACATCAAGAGGACCGGAAGATCGGGAAACCGGCGCCGCGCCTCAAGGGCAAGATCGACCCCGGAGATCCCGGGCATAACCACATCGGTGAGGAGGCATCGCCGCCCCGGCGCGGCCTTCGCCAGCGCGTCGTAGGCGTCCGCGGGCTCGACGCAAACGGCCGTTGAGAATCCATAACGCTCGAGCAACCGCGCGGTGCTCTTCGCCACAACCGGCTCGTCATCGACGACCACCACCAGAACGCCGCGAGCTTCGAGCAGAGGCGCCGAAGGCGCCACGCTCGCACGTCCCGACGCCGGCGACTCGCCCTCGGCATGAACGGGAACGCCCTTTGCCAGCGCCGAGAGACGCTTCGAGAGGCTCGTGATGCGCTCGCTCGCCTGCAAGATGGTCTTCGCGTCGATGCGAGTGTCTTCGTCGGCGCTCGTGTCGGCGAGGCTCGACGCCAACGCCACCACGACGGCGAGCGCGTTGTTGATGTCGTGGCCGACACGGCCCACGGCGGCTAGCCGCAGCTTCGCCGCGTCTAGGTCCGCTCGAAGCGCCCCGAGCTCGATGGCGCTCGCCTCATCGCCGCTCGCGACGCCGGAAGTGGGCGGCGAGGTCGAGGCGCGCGCTTCACGTTTGTTGTCGGCTTCGGTCACTTCCCTAAGAAGTGCCACGACCGCAGCGGCAAGCGACACAAATATTGAGCGGTGCGGATTAAACCAAGTACGAGAGTGTGGTCGCGTCGCCGCGCCCGTCCTTCATAGACGTCACGCGATCGCTCCCGGCGGCGGCCGAGAGCGATCTACCCTGCGCGGATGCCCTCACTCACTGAATCACCGTCCTGGCGCGCGCTTGCACACCACCACGGGGCCTTGGGCGCCACCCACATGCGCGACCTTTTCGCGAAGGACGCCGCTCGTTTCGAGACCTTTTCGCTCCGCGTCGGGGAGCTCCTCATCGACTACTCAAAGAACAGGGTCACCGCGGAGACGATGGCCCTCTTGGTCGCGCTCGCCGAGGCCTCAGGGGTCGCGAGCGTTCGCGACGCGATGTTCGCCGGAGAGAAGATCAACGGAACGGAGGGACGCGCCGTCTTGCACGTGGCGCTGCGCAACGAGACGCGTCCGATGCTCGTCGACGGCCGAGACGTCATGCCTGAGGTGCGGGCGGCTCGCGAGAAGATGAAGTCCTTCGCCACGCGCATCGGCGACGGCACCTGGCGAGGTCACACCGGCAAGGCCATCGCGCACATCGTCAACATCGGCATCGGCGGCTCTGACCTCGGCCCCGTGATGGTGACGGAAGCGCTACGCCCCTACAAGCGCCCGCAGGTCGAGGCCCACTTCGTCTCGAATGTCGACGGCACGCACCTCGCGGAGACGCTCAAGCGCGTCGACGCGGAGACGACCCTGTTCATCGTCGCCTCGAAGACTTTCACGACGCAGGAGACGCTGATGAACGCGCGCTCGGCGCGGGCGTGGCTCGTCGAACGCCTCGGCGAAGGCGCCGTTCCGAAGCACTTCGTCGCCGTGTCGACGGCGGAAGTCGAGGTGAAGAGGTTCGGCATCGACCCCGAAAACATGTTCCCGTTTTGGGACTGGGTGGGCGGTCGCTACTCCTTGTGGTCGTCGATCGGCCTCGTCATCGCGTGCACGCTTGGCTTCGAGCACTTCGAAGCGTTGCTGAAGGGCGCGCACGAGATGGACGAGCACTTTCGGTCGGCGCCCCTCGATGCGAACGCGCCCGTGCTCCTGGCGCTCCTCGGAGTCTGGTACGCCAACTTCTTCGGCGCCGAGACCCACGCGCTCTTGCCCTACGATCAGTATCTCCACCGGTTCCCCGCCTACTTTCAGCAGGGCGACATGGAGAGCAACGGCAAGAGCGTCGATCGCGACGGGCGCCGCATCGACGACTACACCACGGGCCCCATCGTCTGGGGCGAGCCGGGCACGAACGGGCAGCACGCGTTCTACCAGCTCATTCACCAGGGGACGCGCCTCGTGCCGGCGGACTTCCTGGTTCCCCTCGCCTCGCACAACCCGCTCGGCGACCACCACCGCGTCTTGCTCGCCAACTGCTTCGCACAAAGCGAAGCGTTGATGCGAGGGAAGACGACCGACGAGGCTCGCAGCGAGCTCCAGCAGTCTGGGCTGTCAGCGGCCGACGTCGAGCGGCTCGCTCCGCACAAGACGTTCTCGGGAAACCGTCCTTCGAACACGATCGTGTTCCCCAAGCTCACGCCGCGCGTCCTCGGACAGCTGCTCGCCCTCTACGAGCACAAGATCTTCGTGCAGGGCATCGTCTGGGACATCTACTCGTTCGATCAGTGGGGCGTCGAGCTGGGCAAGCAACTCGCAAAGACCATCGACGCTGAGCTCGCCGGCGGTCCACCGGGAGCGCACGACGCCTCGACGGCGGCGCTCATCAAGCTCGCGCGAACGGCATGACGATTGGAGTGCCGTCGGCGAGCACGCGTGAGGGGT contains:
- a CDS encoding response regulator, with product MALLREVTEADNKREARASTSPPTSGVASGDEASAIELGALRADLDAAKLRLAAVGRVGHDINNALAVVVALASSLADTSADEDTRIDAKTILQASERITSLSKRLSALAKGVPVHAEGESPASGRASVAPSAPLLEARGVLVVVVDDEPVVAKSTARLLERYGFSTAVCVEPADAYDALAKAAPGRRCLLTDVVMPGISGVDLALEARRRFPDLPVLLMSGYTGNVDVAASGLECVEKPFEGKYVAQRLLALVGGAAAVP
- a CDS encoding protein kinase, producing MQDPSAFVGRVVADKYRVEAVIGVGGMGVVYRATHLGHGHKVALKVLRTSGVGEEEATRRFLREARATFALTSPHTIRLYDVGELPPLGLTMVMELLEGASLRDLLEAKGPMGEDAAVNYAVEACRSLAEAHARGIVHRDIKPGNLFVANVEGRRTLKVLDFGLARAFGDLESGPLTAPATALGTPRYMAPEQWLGSDVDGRADLYALGVVLHQMLTGQVPLEDVPLHDRVGRLLLGVPSPRDLRRDLSEGIARVLLRCLRPIPDERYRTAQEFEDALLARGSPPSARTFSTTRGRGPAVAGRIAGGLVTGAAPADDEGPLTAREPGRREARPAFSERPDFDVNVYTGARIHPGQDVDEPFAAPSADVDLGDRAPSSATDVGLVRERAATPRPAPRAAIEPAAPGREVVLTKVRPGLKALPEATAPAPPPRAFVFVFVAVAAALLAGVALAMLLFR
- the pgi gene encoding glucose-6-phosphate isomerase, giving the protein MPSLTESPSWRALAHHHGALGATHMRDLFAKDAARFETFSLRVGELLIDYSKNRVTAETMALLVALAEASGVASVRDAMFAGEKINGTEGRAVLHVALRNETRPMLVDGRDVMPEVRAAREKMKSFATRIGDGTWRGHTGKAIAHIVNIGIGGSDLGPVMVTEALRPYKRPQVEAHFVSNVDGTHLAETLKRVDAETTLFIVASKTFTTQETLMNARSARAWLVERLGEGAVPKHFVAVSTAEVEVKRFGIDPENMFPFWDWVGGRYSLWSSIGLVIACTLGFEHFEALLKGAHEMDEHFRSAPLDANAPVLLALLGVWYANFFGAETHALLPYDQYLHRFPAYFQQGDMESNGKSVDRDGRRIDDYTTGPIVWGEPGTNGQHAFYQLIHQGTRLVPADFLVPLASHNPLGDHHRVLLANCFAQSEALMRGKTTDEARSELQQSGLSAADVERLAPHKTFSGNRPSNTIVFPKLTPRVLGQLLALYEHKIFVQGIVWDIYSFDQWGVELGKQLAKTIDAELAGGPPGAHDASTAALIKLARTA